Proteins encoded in a region of the Elaeis guineensis isolate ETL-2024a chromosome 7, EG11, whole genome shotgun sequence genome:
- the LOC105048896 gene encoding uncharacterized protein: protein MEDVKKRRQIPAFGSWNCCDEVPITEYFESVRVTGLIQANFFEGDGEDLFKVVLPQHQQHQRKRKKGGGGKEGMEQYERERRKPKPLAGDLYMIPSEDLYQGPNKKKVLWNLWAGCLGLNCIA from the exons ATGGAG GATGTGAAGAAGAGGCGGCAGATTCCGGCGTTTGGAAGCTGGAATTGCTGCGACGAGGTCCCGATCACAGAGTACTTCGAGTCAGTGAGGGTGACTGGGTTGATCCAAGCTAACTTCTTTGAAGGAGATGGTGAGGATCTCTTCAAGGTGGTGCTACCGCAGCACCAACAGCATCAAAGAAAG AGGAAGAAGGGTGGAGGGGGAAAAGAAGGGATGGAGCAGtatgagagggagaggaggaagcCAAAGCCTTTAGCCGGGGACTTGTACATGATACCTTCAGAGGACTTGTATCAAGGACCAAACAAG AAGAAGGTGCTGTGGAATTTGTGGGCTGGATGTCTAGGCCTGAACTGCATTGCCTAA